A genomic stretch from Micavibrio sp. TMED2 includes:
- a CDS encoding type I restriction-modification system subunit M, giving the protein MTTAIKQEEINKAVWSACDTFRGTVSADIYKDYVLTMLFLKYISDVWQDHYDRYKGEYGDEPELIAEMMKSERFILPESANFYTLHKRRHEAGNGERIDKALHAIEEANIGKLRDVFQDISFNSNKLGEEAQKNELLKDLLEDFAKDTLNLRPSRIGKLDIIGNAYEYLIKQFAADSGRKAGEFYTPPEVSELMAELVDPKEGDAICDPTCGSGSLLMKCGRLIQQRFEGSKKYALYGQEAIGSTWALAKMNMFLHGEDNHRIEWGDTIRNPKLLDGEDRLQHYDIVVANPPFSLDKWGHGSAEADRFSRFRRGIPPKTKGDYAFILHMIETMKPKTGRMAVVAPHGVLFRGSSEGKIRKQLVDENLLDCVIGLPEKLFYGTGIPAAILVLKKQKADNKVLFIDASREFQSGKNQNQLSDDNIKKIIETYQARETVDKYAYLATPDEIAENDYNLNIPRYVDTFEEEEEIDLMAVRAEREKLKAELAELETKMDGYLKELGYL; this is encoded by the coding sequence ATGACCACTGCCATCAAGCAAGAAGAAATCAATAAAGCCGTTTGGTCAGCCTGCGACACCTTTCGCGGTACCGTCTCTGCCGATATCTATAAGGACTATGTCCTGACCATGCTGTTCCTGAAATATATCAGCGATGTGTGGCAGGATCATTATGACCGATACAAAGGCGAATATGGCGATGAGCCCGAGCTGATCGCTGAGATGATGAAGTCTGAGCGCTTCATCCTACCTGAGAGCGCCAACTTTTATACCCTTCACAAGCGCCGTCATGAGGCGGGAAATGGTGAGCGCATCGATAAAGCGCTGCACGCCATCGAAGAGGCTAATATCGGCAAGCTGCGTGATGTTTTCCAGGATATCAGCTTCAATTCGAACAAGCTGGGTGAGGAAGCCCAGAAGAACGAGCTGCTCAAAGACCTACTCGAAGACTTCGCCAAAGACACCCTCAATCTGCGCCCGTCGCGCATCGGCAAGCTCGATATCATCGGCAACGCTTATGAGTATCTGATCAAGCAATTCGCGGCGGATTCAGGGCGTAAAGCCGGTGAGTTTTATACCCCACCGGAAGTATCCGAACTCATGGCAGAGCTAGTGGACCCGAAGGAAGGCGATGCGATCTGCGATCCAACCTGCGGCTCCGGCTCGCTTTTGATGAAATGCGGTCGGCTGATCCAACAGCGCTTTGAGGGCTCTAAGAAATACGCTCTCTACGGTCAAGAAGCCATTGGCAGCACCTGGGCGCTCGCCAAAATGAACATGTTTCTGCATGGCGAGGACAATCACCGGATTGAGTGGGGCGACACGATCCGTAACCCAAAACTCCTCGATGGCGAGGACCGGCTCCAGCATTACGATATTGTTGTCGCAAACCCGCCTTTTAGCCTCGACAAATGGGGGCATGGCAGCGCAGAGGCCGACAGGTTCAGCCGCTTCCGGCGCGGTATTCCGCCCAAGACCAAGGGCGATTATGCATTCATCCTGCACATGATCGAAACCATGAAGCCTAAGACAGGCCGCATGGCGGTGGTCGCCCCCCATGGCGTGTTGTTCCGGGGATCGTCGGAGGGGAAAATCCGCAAACAACTGGTCGATGAAAACCTCCTCGATTGCGTGATCGGCCTGCCGGAAAAACTGTTTTACGGCACTGGCATCCCGGCAGCCATCCTTGTGCTGAAAAAGCAGAAGGCTGACAACAAGGTCCTGTTCATCGATGCCAGCCGCGAGTTCCAATCCGGCAAGAACCAAAACCAACTATCCGATGACAACATCAAAAAGATCATCGAAACCTATCAGGCGCGCGAGACTGTCGACAAATATGCCTATCTCGCCACGCCGGACGAGATCGCCGAGAACGACTATAACCTCAACATCCCGCGTTATGTGGACACGTTTGAGGAAGAGGAAGAAATCGACCTGATGGCGGTGCGCGCTGAGCGTGAGAAGCTGAAGGCTGAGCTGGCCGAGCTTGAGACTAAAATGGACGGCTACCTCAAAGAGCTGGGGTATCTCTGA
- a CDS encoding hydroxyacid dehydrogenase, with product MSQAEPPKGELILYQTEDGESQIQLRALDGTVWLTQAEIAELFDTTKQNVSLHLKNIFEDSELDEDSVVKESLTTAADGKGYRTKIYNLEAILAIGFRVRSPRATQFRRWANTALREYLVKGFVMNDERLKDPDADYFEELLARIRDIRSSEKLFYKKVLEIYATSIDYDPSDEASQRFFQTVQNKMHWAAHGHTAAEIVVKRADAAKDHMGLTAWANQSKGGPPRKADAVIAKNYLNQEEIEALNRIVTAYLEFAEVQAMNRKPMTMGDWITKLDDFLKLGDRDVLTHAGKVTAKLAKDKGSAEYERWHTRAINAPSPVEEHFIDAINKTKKLEAAKPKATRKRSIKKGTEE from the coding sequence ATGAGCCAGGCCGAGCCGCCAAAGGGTGAGCTGATCCTCTATCAGACCGAGGATGGTGAGAGCCAGATCCAGCTCCGTGCCCTGGACGGGACCGTCTGGCTGACCCAGGCCGAGATTGCCGAGCTGTTCGACACCACGAAGCAGAATGTCAGCCTGCATCTCAAAAATATATTCGAAGACAGCGAGTTAGACGAGGATTCAGTTGTCAAGGAATCCTTGACTACTGCCGCCGATGGCAAGGGCTATCGGACAAAGATCTATAATCTCGAAGCGATACTCGCCATTGGCTTCCGCGTCCGCTCCCCGCGCGCGACCCAGTTCCGGCGCTGGGCCAACACGGCGTTGCGCGAGTATCTGGTGAAGGGCTTCGTCATGAATGACGAGCGCTTGAAAGACCCGGACGCGGATTATTTCGAAGAGCTGCTCGCCCGCATCCGCGACATTCGCTCCTCGGAAAAACTGTTCTACAAAAAGGTGCTGGAGATTTACGCGACCAGCATCGATTACGACCCGAGCGATGAGGCATCCCAGCGGTTTTTCCAGACGGTGCAGAACAAGATGCATTGGGCAGCCCACGGCCATACGGCGGCGGAGATTGTGGTCAAACGCGCCGACGCGGCCAAGGATCACATGGGCCTCACCGCCTGGGCCAACCAGTCAAAGGGCGGCCCACCACGCAAAGCCGACGCCGTTATCGCCAAAAATTATCTGAACCAAGAAGAGATCGAAGCGCTGAACCGCATCGTCACCGCCTATCTGGAATTTGCCGAGGTTCAGGCGATGAACCGTAAGCCCATGACCATGGGCGACTGGATCACCAAGCTGGACGATTTCCTCAAACTCGGCGACCGCGATGTCCTCACCCATGCGGGCAAGGTCACGGCCAAGCTGGCGAAGGACAAAGGCAGCGCGGAATACGAACGCTGGCACACCCGCGCCATCAACGCCCCCAGCCCGGTGGAGGAGCATTTCATCGATGCTATAAACAAAACCAAAAAGCTCGAAGCCGCCAAGCCGAAGGCAACGCGCAAGCGTTCAATCAAGAAGGGTACTGAGGAATGA